The following proteins come from a genomic window of Triticum aestivum cultivar Chinese Spring chromosome 6A, IWGSC CS RefSeq v2.1, whole genome shotgun sequence:
- the LOC123130757 gene encoding expansin-B11 gives MAKSFTLLALLSALVVLSLLVSPIACSRKLPRPATKAHKNHTAATPSSSAAYGSGGWLAGGATYYGAPNGDGSDGGACGYQSAVGNRPFSSMIAAGNPSLYRDGKGCGACYEVKCTGNQACSGQPATVVITDECPAGAACLGEAAHFDMSGTSMGAMAKPGMADKLRAGGIIKIQYKRVPCKYPGMNIAFKVDQGSNPYYLEVLIEFEDDDGDLNAVDLMEANCGTWTPMAQNWGALYRLNSNTGKPLRGPFSLRLTSDSGRKLVVNNVIPASWKAGATYRSLVNYP, from the exons ATGGCGAAATCTTTCACCTTATTAGCGCTACTTAGCGCACTGGTTGTCCTCTCACTTCTTGTGAGCCCCATTGCTTGTTCCCGCAAGCTCCCCAGGCCTGCAACCAAGGCCCACAAGAACCACACCGCTGCTACCCCTTCGTCGTCTGCCGCTTATGGCTCCGGCGGCTGGTTAGCCGGCGGCGCGACGTATTACGGCGCCCCCAACGGCGACGGAAGCGACG GTGGCGCGTGTGGCTACCAGAGCGCTGTCGGCAACCGGCCGTTCTCGTCGATGATCGCCGCCGGCAACCCGTCGCTCTACAGAGATGGCAAGGGCTGCGGAGCGTGCTACGAG GTTAAATGCACAGGCAACCAGGCATGCTCCGGCCAGCCGGCGACCGTCGTCATCACCGACGAGTGCCCCGCCGGGGCCGCTTGCCTCGGTGAGGCCGCCCACTTCGACATGAGCGGCACCTCCATGGGCGCCATGGCGAAGCCTGGCATGGCCGACAAACTCCGGGCCGGCGGTATCATCAAGATCCAGTACAAGAG GGTGCCATGCAAGTACCCTGGCATGAACATTGCCTTCAAGGTGGACCAGGGCTCCAACCCCTACTACCTGGAGGTCCTGATCGAATTCGAGGACGACGACGGCGACCTCAACGCCGTGGACCTCATGGAGGCCAACTGCGGCACCTGGACGCCCATGGCGCAGAACTGGGGCGCGCTGTACCGCCTCAACTCCAACACCGGCAAGCCGCTGCGCGGGCCCTTCTCGCTCCGGCTCACCTCCGACTCCGGCAGGAAGCTCGTCGTCAACAACGTCATCCCCGCCAGCTGGAAGGCCGGAGCCACCTACCGCTCCTTGGTTAACTACCCCTAA